Proteins co-encoded in one Malus domestica chromosome 09, GDT2T_hap1 genomic window:
- the LOC114827017 gene encoding large ribosomal subunit protein eL37x-like, translated as MGKGTGSFGKRRNKTHTLCVRCGRRSFHLQKSRCSACAFPAARKRKYNWSEKAIRRKTTGTGRMRYLRNVPRRFKSGFREGTEAAPRKKGAAANA; from the exons ATG GGGAAGGGAACTGGGAGTTTCGGTAAGAGGAGGAACAAGACCCACACCCTCTGCGTCCGGTGTGGCCGCCGCAGCTTCCATCTACAGAAGAGTAGGTGCTCTGCTTGTGCTTTCCCTGCTGCCCGCAAGAGGAAGT ACAATTGGAGTGAAAAGGCGATCCGAAGGAAGACCACTGGAACTGGAAGGATGAGGTATCTGCGCAATGTGCCTCGCAGATTCAAGAGCGGCTTCAGAGAAG GTACCGAAGCTGCACCACGTAAGAAGGGAGCAGCCGCAAATGCTTAA